A portion of the Sebastes fasciatus isolate fSebFas1 chromosome 2, fSebFas1.pri, whole genome shotgun sequence genome contains these proteins:
- the fam120b gene encoding constitutive coactivator of peroxisome proliferator-activated receptor gamma, translating to MGVKGLQSFVDRCCPEACVTVNLREMARQHVAKSQQGCTTSANTSSPTLVVDGMACLCPWYTCKDWVCGGQWTEYMDVLKRWVEAFTSAGIRLVFIFDGVVEEQKRPEWVKRRRRVNRDVSKLFNHIKAYEEQPGRELFCLPSGLGLFTPFALRSLGQEVICSVQEADYEIASYARQHGSMGILGQDSDFLIYDSAPYFSVAKLRIDSLTTVMYDRQRLCQTIGLTVTQLPLLACLLGNDVVSEERMLHIRNNAMATYRTNNPAPHSGAPQEQKVLAVSHFVSSLWGREEQETGLIPQSLNLSAPHRELLERGVRSYLLPGQEALQRGDISALHSAFEKHVSPEILKACREKHVAAEGFMVYSVLCEGVVQCSNTLEDEDDAELLPQALVYRPCRQRIYGLLLLHGHDGSSVDLPAIREWFVYPGNLLKEPDMVHPVPLSLPYDQPSLDLLWFGTGPEVSALRLKTFLSIFDCQEFSELYGAIEDSLLAALCLVTYIVLQVQTLSQEDVDAYLSQAVCLRLRSPEELQQIKLPSLSSRAVQLGSLYVRGLSHLLGANCASGCPLPNAAPMPWHIFDGRLFHSKYLLAHSGTEKTVLLDSDSSCLSLFLRLREKLTETCRKQGRDLQSSPRAPEQRHRTTPAPRHRGRHTGRPPGGDENWRERGETTGGHHGGGWRERGEPMECENRERLRERGGGHFHPHPHSYPSNHDGGPQHPSRPPNQSRGRSYRSRGRHHLAPRWSQSPAPGT from the exons ATGGGTGTGAAAGGTCTTCAGTCCTTTGTGGACCGCTGCTGTCCAGAAGCCTGTGTGACTGTGAACCTGAGGGAAATGGCCAGACAACATGTTGCCAAAAGCCAGCAAGGCTGCACAACCtcagctaacactagca GCCCCACACTCGTTGTGGATGGTATGGCCTGCCTGTGCCCGTGGTACACCTGTAAGGACTGGGTGTGTGGGGGGCAGTGGACGGAGTACATGGATGTGCTGAAGCGCTGGGTGGAGGCCTTCACGTCAGCAGGCATCAGACTGGTCTTCATCTTTGATGGTGTGGTGGAAGAGCAGAAGAGACCGGAGTGG GTGAAGAGGAGACGCAGAGTGAACAGGGACGTTTCTAAATTGTTTAATCACATAAAGGCATATGAAGAGCAGCCTGGTAGAGAGCTCTTTTGTCTGCCTTCTGGTCTGGGATTATTCACACCCTTTGCTCTCAG GTCATTGGGTCAGGAAGTTATTTGCTCAGTGCAGGAGGCTGACTATGAGATCGCCAGCTATGCTCGTCAGCATGGCAGTATGGGCATTCTGGGACAGGACTCAGACTTCCTCATATACGACAG TGCCCCCTACTTCTCTGTGGCAAAGCTGCGGATAGACAGCCTCACCACTGTCATGTACGACCGACAGAGGCTCTGCCAAACCATCGGACTGACTGTTACCCAGCTACCACTGCTGGCCTGTCTCCTAGGTAACGATGTGGTGTCAGAGGAGCGGATGCTGCACATCAGGAACAACGCCATGGCAACATACAG GACAAACAATCCCGCTCCACACTCCGGCGCTCCTCAGGAGCAGAAGGTGCTAGCTGTATCCCACTTTGTGAGCTCCTTGTGGGGCAGAGAGGAGCAAGAGACTGGGCTTATTCCTCAGTCTCTGAATCTGTCAGCTCCTCACAGAGAGCTACTGGAGAGGGGGGTTCGCTCTTACTTGCTGCCTGGACAGGAAGCTCTCCAGCGAGGTGACATCTCTGCACTTCACTCTGCCTTTGAGAAACATGTTAGTCCAGAAATATTAAAG GCCTGTAGAGAGAAGCATGTAGCAGCAGAGGGCTTCATGGTTTACAGCGTTTTGTGCGAGGGTGTCGTTCAATGTAGCAACACTctggaggatgaggatgacgcCGAGTTGCTGCCTCAGGCCCTCGTCTACAGGCCCTGCCGACAGCGCATCtatgggctgctgctgctgcacgggCATGATG GCAGCAGTGTCGACCTTCCAGCAATCAGGGAATGGTTCGTCTACCCCGGAAACCTTCTGAAGGAACCCGACATGGTCCACCCCGTCCCACTCAGCCTCCCGT ATGATCAGCCCAGTCTGGACTTGTTATGGTTCGGCACCGGTCCTGAAGTTTCTGCTCTTCGCCTGAAGACCTTCCTTTCAATTTTTGACTGCCAGGAGTTCTCTGAGTTGTACGGAGCTATCGAAGACTCTCTCCTGGCTGCTCTCTGCCTCGTCACCTACATCGTCCTCCAG gtACAAACTTTGTCTCAAGAGGACGTGGATGCTTACCTGAGTCAGGCTGTGTGTCTCAGACTAAGATCCCCTGAGGAGCTTCAACAGATCAAG CTGCCTTCCCTGTCCAGTCGTGCGGTGCAGCTGGGATCTCTCTATGTCCGAGGACTGAGCCACCTGCTCGGTGCTAACTGTGCCAGCGGCTGCCCGCTGCCCAACGCTGCTCCGATGCCTTGGCACATCTTCGACGGACGGCTGTTCCACTCAAAGTACCTGCTGGCACATAGCGGCACAGAGAAGACTGTGTTGCTGGACAGCGAT tCGTCCTGTTTGTCTCTGTTTCTCCGCCTGAGAGAGAAACTtacagaaacctgcaggaaaCAAGGCAGAGACCTGCAGTCCAGTCCTAGGGCACCAGAACAACGTCATAGAACCACACCAGCACCCAGACACAGAGGAagacacacag GTCGGCCTCCAGGTGGAGATGAGaactggagggagagaggagagacgacAGGAGGCCATcatggaggaggatggagggagagaggagagccgATGGAAtgtgaaaacagagagagactgcgggagagaggaggaggccaTTTTCACCCTCATCCTCACTCTTATCCTAGCAACCACGACGGAGGACCCCAGCACCCGAGCCGTCCTCCAAACCAGTCCAGAGGTCGATCGTACCGCAGCAGAGGGAGACACCATCTGGCTCCGAG atgGTCGCAGTCTCCTGCACCGGGGACATAA